Proteins co-encoded in one Theileria equi strain WA chromosome 3, complete sequence genomic window:
- a CDS encoding hypothetical protein (encoded by transcript BEWA_009880A): MRSSEVPFLFQRSHYFISLNASNKSSFSGPGAKVAERIKQQFGLNNDSEVRKLRKSLKKYRMQEERRLLKSRINVLKSEHCVVQGKGKTIGKLSECKNKNKQSGKLPNPFIQPLVQKPSSKHTPNAGLGIRLDIASDVYSGASILRDEDPSRRKIATLEFIGSYMHTDSLPSLRLPEICLVGRSNVGKSTFINTLMGYIKNKSRRCDMAYVSKTPGYTKSINIFKATDAKGIGILSLVDLPGYGFVKIKDKDTIKNMQGILRAYIKRRNELKLILFLVDGSIEPQDMDYEISEALKSMNRQHLLICTKMDKLSISKIPGQILAFKQFFNNPLPIPCSKSSGANLGTVWRLIFDACNDNFDLSKLEITDKFGDITPDYSTFVKAQSTISMKDLKKLVLKNYDVLPESAKTVDISTLDRQELLDLLKLAVERSHAILKRPPDLIELKKKLTK; this comes from the coding sequence ATGCGTTCTTCAGAggttccatttttattccAAAGATCTCATTATTTTATATCACTAAATGCTTCAAATAAGTCATCATTCAGCGGACCAGGTGCAAAAGTTGCTGAACGAATAAAACAACAATTTGGTCTAAACAACGATTCTGAAGTACGTAAATTGAGAAAATCCCTAAAAAAGTATAGGATGCAAGAAGAAAGACGTTTATTAAAATCTAGAATAAATGTACTTAAATCCGAACATTGTGTTGTTCAGGGGAAAGGTAAAACTATCGGAAAATTATCTGAATGTAAAAACAAGAACAAACAGTCGGGAAAACTGCCAAATCCATTTATTCAACCTCTTGTGCAAAAACCATCTAGTAAGCACACACCAAATGCTGGACTAGGGATTCGCTTGGATATTGCTTCAGATGTATATTCTGGTGCGTCAATATTGAGAGATGAAGATCCATCTAGGAGAAAAATCGCTACCCTAGAGTTTATAGGTAGTTACATGCATACAGACTCACTACCATCTTTGCGCCTTCCAGAGATATGTTTAGTTGGAAGAAGTAATGTGGGCAAATCTACCTTCATAAATACTCTTATGGGttatataaaaaataaGTCTAGAAGATGTGACATGGCTTATGTATCAAAAACTCCTGGTTATACGAAATctataaacatttttaagGCAACGGATGCGAAAGGTATAGGCATACTGTCACTAGTAGATCTTCCCGGATATGGATTTGTCAAAATAAAAGACAAAGATACTATAAAGAATATGCAAGGTATACTAAGGGCATACATTAAGAGGCGAAATGAACTTAAGCTGATACTATTTCTGGTGGATGGTAGTATTGAACCACAAGATATGGACTATGAAATATCAGAAGCACTGAAAAGCATGAATAGACAACATTTGCTTATTTGTACGAAGATGGATAAGTTATCTATATCAAAAATCCCCGGGCAAATATTAGCCTTTAAGCAATTTTTTAACAATCCCCTACCTATTCCGTGTTCAAAATCGAGCGGAGCAAACCTAGGTACTGTGTGGAGACTCATATTTGATGCATGCAATGATAATTTTGATCTTTCAAAGCTAGAAATAACAGATAAATTTGGTGATATAACTCCGGATTATTCAACGTTTGTCAAAGCCCAGAGCACGATATCAATGAAAGATTTGAAAAAACTGGTTTTAAAGAACTATGATGTGCTTCCAGAAAGTGCAAAAACTGTGGACATAAGTACCCTAGACAGACAAGAACTGCTCGATCTCCTCAAACTCGCTGTGGAGAGGTCACATGCTATACTGAAAAGACCTCCAGACTTGATTGAGCTAAAAAAGAAACTAACAAAATAA
- a CDS encoding 50S ribosomal protein L3, putative (encoded by transcript BEWA_009890A) — translation MLGVFNLTKIRSNSTYPILLRRFTTASQRILWKPYTSRWIKRIQRLNDKKNLRKVQRVSYVPETERFSEEDIRQIGIKPIKPIWNTIRAGVLAYKVGCMSLWDDWGERHAVTVCHVDRCVVIERKTIPKHGYEALQLGLGYKNVNTQTKPNIGRFIKLGIGSKDHIAEFKCSSDCLLPEGHYMSVRHFTPGQWVFVSGWSKQKGFKGAMRRWHFGGQSKSHGTECKAHSAPGSISQGKSVHIVWRNTKMGGHVGPDPRCMNCRVFRIESHRNLIFLKGTVPGNIGGVIKIKDAVGITARKNKGLHIHYPTFLPKSNHPYPVTLQEPTKERDPFLCQEEPMYEHKSRK, via the coding sequence ATGCTTGGAGTTTTCAACTTAACGAAAATACGAAGCAACTCTACGTATCCCATTTTGCTTAGGCGTTTTACAACCGCAAGTCAACGTATCCTCTGGAAGCCATACACAAGTAGATGGATTAAGAGAATCCAGAGGCTTAATGATAAAAAAAACTTAAGAAAGGTGCAAAGAGTATCATATGTACCAGAAACAGAGCGTTTTTCCGAAGAAGATATTAGACAAATAGGAATAAAACCTATTAAACCAATCTGGAACACAATAAGAGCCGGTGTACTTGCTTATAAAGTTGGTTGCATGTCCCTTTGGGATGATTGGGGAGAAAGGCATGCGGTAACTGTCTGTCATGTTGATAGGTGTGTAGTTATAGAAAGAAAGACGATTCCAAAGCACGGATATGAAGCTCTTCAACTGGGTTTAGGatacaaaaatgtcaaCACTCAAACAAAGCCAAATATCGGTCGCTTTATTAAACTGGGAATTGGATCAAAAGATCATATAGCAGAATTTAAATGTTCTAGTGATTGTTTACTTCCAGAGGGCCATTACATGAGTGTTAGACACTTCACTCCTGGTCAATGGGTTTTCGTGTCTGGTTGGTCTAAACAGAAAGGATTTAAAGGGGCTATGCGCAGATGGCATTTCGGAGGCCAAAGTAAGAGTCATGGTACCGAATGTAAAGCACACAGTGCACCGGGCTCAATATCGCAAGGTAAATCTGTACATATAGTATGGAGAAATACTAAAATGGGTGGACATGTTGGACCTGACCCACGTTGTATGAATTGTAGAGTCTTCAGAATTGAATCTCATCGTAatttaatatttttaaagggTACAGTTCCTGGTAATATTGGTGGAGTAATCAAAATAAAAGATGCAGTTGGGATTACAGCCagaaaaaataaaggtTTACATATCCATTATCCAACATTCTTGCCGAAATCTAATCATCCATACCCGGTTACGCTACAAGAACCCACTAAGGAAAGGGATCCATTTTTGTGCCAAGAGGAACCTATGTATGAACATAAATCTCGTAAATGA
- a CDS encoding vacuolar ATP synthase subunit A, putative (encoded by transcript BEWA_009870A), giving the protein MGILRSETMVHGTLVIPHERAKGCVDLLSRHTNIQYVDMNAKRMDRPYKKYVQRIDKMERMIRVLYEEIAKLPNAKIIKHNIDNFLHYDHMYRLDQVEESLIKLYDQFQMFKENDLLLRSERDNALNEYYVMLVAKKQLNPQVLDRPVSMDIPRASLSLPMGNSDDLSDSKEYLLTDMNRNDTEMASMTPDDSGLQSSRSLSFTNLAGLISSQEKEAFSRAIFRAMRGNVFTIFHDTDDLKDAILSKELIDDEELLADDNKTVFVIYCQSSSTSVTFNKLKKLCNGFQAKLFNWSKTSAETITRLSSLEEIIRDKKRALEAYKKYFRDEIACLLEVIRPDGNSVIEEWCLFCRKEKYLYYILNHFEGSDITLRADCWFPAEEEEKIRQHLLSEKVHGSVNALLLIDNQSGIKATSDHHDQDKSQIPPTYNKTNVISKSFQNVVDTYGVPRYKEVNPAPFTVITFPFLFGIMFGDIAHGLCITIFGLFLIFNYHKLKRKFSSDIAGMIIEGRYMIFLMGMMATYTGFIYNDFLSIPNNFFGTGWVVPPNSSSSRVIDGDGTYFQELVPSKTSFPIFFGLDSAWIGASNEQSMLHSFKMKFSVIVGFLQMAMGIILKGLNSVYFSSKLDFFFEFIPQLAMMCSFVGYMNFLIFYKWMTPVEGHAKPSIISTIIDMCLMKKLDKGSVMYSGQEQVQKALIFVVILAVPLMLIPKPLITLLSARNQERSSFSYDSKRDYEMVYCGDDEDLNLIARKNIPNYPTKRSNAELASVKFKRVESKSSHDQFSVTIQREDDSTLNLESHVQHPHKVKAGDLFIHQFIETIEFSLGTISNTASYLRLWALSLSHQQLSLVFFKQIIFSAFGSTSVFLLVPRLFVQSIFFSFVTFFVMLCMDSLECYLHALRLQWVEFQNKFYKADGVAFKPFNIRLLLNETEAPDFN; this is encoded by the coding sequence ATGGGTATACTAAGATCTGAGACCATGGTACATGGTACCTTGGTCATACCGCACGAAAGAGCAAAAGGATGTGTTGATTTATTGAGCAGACACACAAACATACAATACGTAGATATGAATGCAAAGAGAATGGATAGGCCATATAAAAAGTATGTCCAACGCATAGATAAAATGGAACGTATGATCAGGGTCCTGTATGAAGAAATTGCAAAACTTCCAAACGCCAAGATAATAAAACACAACATTGATAATTTTCTGCATTATGATCATATGTATCGTTTAGATCAGGTGGAAGAATCACTAATAAAGTTGTACGATCAATTTCAAATGTTTAAAGAGAATGACTTACTACTTAGATCTGAACGTGATAACGCCTTGAATGAATATTATGTGATGCTAGTGGCCAAAAAACAGCTAAACCCCCAGGTTTTGGACAGACCGGTCAGTATGGACATACCACGTGCATCGCTTTCGTTGCCAATGGGTAATTCGGATGATTTATCCGATTCAAAAGAATATTTGTTAACAGATATGAACCGGAATGACACTGAAATGGCTAGTATGACGCCAGACGATTCAGGCTTACAATCATCTCGCTCATTATCATTCACAAATCTAGCAGGGTTAATAAGTTCCCAGGAGAAGGAGGCATTCTCTAGAGCTATTTTTAGGGCCATGCGTGGAAATGTATTTACAATTTTTCATGATACAGATGATCTAAAGGATGCCATCTTATCTAAAGAACTGATTGACGATGAAGAATTGCTCGCGGATGATAACAAGACAGTATTTGTAATTTACTGTCAATCATCAAGTACAAGTGTAACATTTAATAAACTAAAAAAATTGTGCAATGGATTTCAAGCAAAGCTATTCAATTGGTCGAAGACATCTGCCGAAACCATTACACGTCTTTCATCACTGGAAGAAATAATTCGTGATAAGAAACGTGCGCTAGAGGCatacaaaaaatatttcagagATGAGATTGCGTGTTTATTGGAGGTTATACGTCCAGATGGGAATAGTGTTATAGAGGAATGGTGTCTATTTTGCAGAAAGgaaaaatatttgtacTATATATTGAATCATTTTGAGGGAAGCGATATTACTTTGCGCGCTGATTGTTGGTTTCCagcagaggaagaagaaaaaataaGGCAGCATCTGTTATCCGAAAAAGTTCATGGCAGTGTTAATGCACTACTGTTGATAGATAACCAATCTGGTATAAAGGCAACCTCTGATCATCATGACCAGGATAAATCACAAATCCCTCCTACCTATAATAAGACAAATGTTATATCTAAATCATTTCAAAACGTAGTGGATACTTATGGTGTTCCTAGATATAAGGAAGTTAATCCAGCTCCGTTTACGGTTATAACCTTCCCATTTTTGTTTGGCATAATGTTTGGTGATATAGCCCATGGGCTTTGCATCACAATATTTGGTTTATTCCTGATTTTCAATTATCATAAGTTAAAGCGAAAGTTTTCGAGTGATATCGCTGGTATGATAATTGAGGGTAGGTATATGATTTTTCTTATGGGTATGATGGCAACTTACACTGGGTTCATATATAATGACTTTTTGTCCATACCTAATAATTTTTTTGGCACAGGTTGGGTCGTTCCCCCAAATTCTTCTAGTTCACGAGTTATTGATGGGGATGGAACCTATTTTCAAGAATTGGTTCCATCAAAGACGAGCTTTCCGATCTTTTTCGGATTGGATTCAGCTTGGATTGGTGCATCAAATGAACAGTCTATGTTACATTCGTTTAAGATGAAGTTTTCTGTAATCGTAGGATTCCTACAGATGGCAATGGGAATAATTCTCAAGGGACTCAATTCTGTTTATTTTTCAAGCAAATTAGATTTTTtctttgagtttatccCGCAACTGGCGATGATGTGCAGCTTTGTTGGTTACATgaattttttaatattttataaatggatGACCCCTGTGGAAGGACACGCGAAACCAAGCATAATTTCCACTATTATTGACATGTGCCTGATGAAAAAATTAGACAAGGGTTCAGTAATGTACAGTGGCCAGGAACAGGTCCAGAAGGCACTCATCTTTGTGGTAATACTGGCTGTTCCATTAATGTTGATTCCAAAACCTTTGATTACTCTTTTATCAGCTCGCAATCAAGAAAGGAGTAGTTTTTCATATGATTCTAAACGCGACTATGAAATGGTATACTGTGGTGACGATGAGGACTTGAATTTGATTGCAAGAAAGAATATACCGAATTATCCTACAAAGAGGTCCAATGCGGAATTGGCATCTGTAAAATTTAAGAGGGTTGAAAGCAAATCCAGCCATGACCAGTTTTCTGTTACCATACAGAGGGAAGATGATTCAACTTTAAATTTGGAGTCACACGTTCAACACCCTCATAAAGTAAAAGCTGGTGATTTATTTATTCATCAATTTATTGAAACAATAGAATTTTCGCTCGGAACTATAAGCAATACGGCTTCTTATCTTAGACTTTGGGCCCTATCATTATCGCACCAACAATTGTCCCTCGTATTTTTTAAGCAAATCATATTTAGTGCTTTTGGATCTACCAGTGTATTTTTGTTGGTACCAAGACTATTTGTACAATCTATCTTTTTTTCATTTGTCACATTTTTTGTAATGCTTTGCATGGACTCTCTGGAATGTTATTTACACGCTTTACGTTTGCAGTGGGTAGAATTTCAAaacaaattttataaagCTGATGGTGTGGCATTCAAACCGTTTAATATTAGGTTGTTATTAAACGAGACAGAAGCGCCTGATTTCAATTAG
- a CDS encoding protein of unknown function DUF1620 domain-containing protein (encoded by transcript BEWA_009910A) has product MVLFNIKDPSFLLITFFILHILASGLFVYGESGWNKIQLGIISSTYICKNGAHDGLIVATLSGSIALLRLSDGKITWRRTSEQGHYVDKLFILENRKEPIIISSTKKNDIDLKFPFHHNSKLDSITIIELKDGQTTYSETQCYNNRIGMFDVRSRGIFDKMVIKRVFTGLPTPIINNDVILDYFCFLDNNPECSSWLIILTRTQIKVVSLEDYTFLTYKLKKNSGSPFRILTVSSKCEEQRLNSKITFFIVTLSEYGSTNLFLKIDFDPLNKTINESEIVSEKCMNHTPLDYRIGNRFIAELYNSNDTYILVINFIDYLAEKVVGTVLEIQNVLEIFFDYSFKSAHDYLIIYKELKNANNCISYRTLILTIKDKVKQYELNGIWTILSHNQDSDKCVIVNKESDTLFFMQINSTEDAPINHKKIILTGSYHKSSYILYIASYELFIEREIVNIIAVSFSDGLFQLYKNGLLLWERDESISLVISSLSAPIPNLYNISEGIFGVNLEEMKDQLSVDSLLDIFGIYLFDSTDITTMYYYAKRTTNLFLRFLKNKFSIKKKALTYLETFSSRLLLSEQKLRFLQNLFRCNSDSSYGYSDTHDHESHVNSKELDGFGNDLIIIVLTSLNKILAMNNTCGTILWSKSLDDINIAKYSFYPVNSTLIMSNNNGRMPRSGYIVEIPHTREIYMATAPIIGHKNLCNIFLVSKTVICSVCNFRHMNSSFSVVKWILIFDGSIIQEHRLDYWIIHTLPLWSYSSCSGMSPLENVLLVLTEKKDVKILHPRTLNNDIEIQGFLKISEAVKNLVSQNNITVVIRQNEDSYSGYKLVYRNINSGSHEIIFTEKLWNMNFGNSGMRVIAVALPEHQGSSIQPITVMSNFKVYEKYISQNSIVFITRRMEITGNFVTMLHLLDTLYGKIVYEEILEHDLSFPISISYHENTINLHYWNEKQLRYMLHTTDLFSYEHRSLAKIILSELLPIKNSDKYQIQNAKSLIPIVFSRNFVLPVGIRTMSMSITHQNITEKSLIISSMSNQIVSIPKCDINAVDHHDSGSDTMNLLHTQVSNKRHNKEYHVFNPLRFIALKSNYMINQENVGVRGIMTVATKLESSSLIFLFGLDVTATYLQPSGNFDRLKVDLIHYAVCIAIITFTFILVFKSTHKYKSAYRENFECH; this is encoded by the coding sequence ATGGTTTTATTTAATATCAAAGATCCTTCCTTTCTCTTGATTACGTTCTTCATTTTACACATATTAGCTTCCGGTTTATTTGTTTATGGAGAATCCGGATGGAATAAAATACAACTAGGTATCATATCCTCGACTTATATCTGTAAAAACGGTGCACATGATGGACTAATTGTTGCAACACTCAGCGGGAGTATTGCTCTACTTAGGCTTTCCGATGGTAAAATAACATGGAGAAGAACCTCGGAACAAGGACATTACGTAGACAAACTGTTCATACTTGAAAACAGAAAGGAACCTATTATAATAAGTTCTACAAAAAAAAATGATATTGATCTAAagtttccttttcatcacaACTCAAAGCTGGATTCCATAACGATTATAGAATTAAAAGATGGCCAAACAACTTATTCAGAAACCCAATGCTACAATAATCGGATCGGCATGTTTGATGTGCGGTCTAGAGGGatatttgataaaatggtAATAAAAAGAGTTTTCACTGGACTACCCACTCCAATCATTAATAATGATGTAATTCTGGACTATTTCTGCTTCCTAGACAATAATCCAGAATGCAGTTCCTGGTTAATTATACTCACAAGGACACAGATCAAAGTTGTAAGCTTAGAAGactatacatttttaacTTACAAACTAAAAAAAAATAGTGGTTCTCCGTTTAGAATTCTTACTGTATCAAGCAAATGTGAAGAACAAAGGTTAAATTCAAAAATCACTTTCTTTATTGTTACTCTTTCTGAATATGGTAGTACtaatttatttttaaagataGATTTTGATCCGCTGaataaaactataaatGAATCAGAAATCGTTTCAGAGAAATGCATGAACCACACTCCTCTCGACTACAGAATTGGAAATAGATTTATAGCAGAATTGTATAATAGCAATGACACTTATATTTTGGTGATAAACTTCATTGATTACTTGGCAGAAAAGGTAGTGGGTACTGTGCTGGAAATCCAAAATGTCCTGGAAATATTTTTCGACTATTCTTTCAAGTCTGCCCATGACTACCTAATTATATATAAGGAACTTAAGAATGCTAACAACTGCATATCTTACAGAACCTTAATTTTAACCATTAAAGATAAAGTTAAACAATATGAATTAAATGGAATATGGACCATCTTATCGCACAATCAAGATTCTGATAAATGTGTTATAGTAAATAAAGAATCGGATACACTATTTTTTATGCAAATAAACTCCACAGAAGATGCACCTATAAACCACAAAAAAATTATTTTAACGGGATCATATCACAAATCGAgttatattttatatattGCTTCGTATGAGCTATTTATAGAGAGGGAGATTGTTAATATTATAGCCGTTAGTTTCAGTGACGGACTATTCCAactttataaaaatggCTTGCTATTATGGGAAAGAGATGAATCGATTTCACTAGTCATCTCTTCATTATCAGCACCTATACCAaatctttataatatttCTGAAGGAATTTTTGGTGTAAATTTGGAGGAAATGAAAGATCAACTCTCCGTAGATTCTTTGCTAGATATCTTTGGAATTTATTTGTTTGACTCTACCGATATCACCACGATGTACTACTATGCCAAAAGAACCACAAACTTATTTCTACgctttttaaaaaataaattTTCTATTAAAAAAAAAGCTTTAACCTACTTAGAGACATTTTCATCACGATTATTATTAAGTGAACAAAAGTTGCGATTCCTTCAAAATTTATTTCGGTGTAACTCTGATAGCTCATATGGATATAGTGATACACACGATCATGAATCACATGTAAACAGTAAAGAACTTGATGGATTTGGAAATGATCTTATAATTATAGTATTAACCAGTTTGAACAAGATTCTGGCAATGAATAATACCTGTGGTACAATATTATGGTCTAAATCATTGGATGATATTAATATCGCTAAATATTCATTTTATCCCGTAAATTCTACATTAATAATGTCTAACAATAATGGAAGGATGCCCAGATCTGGATATATTGTAGAAATCCCGCATACCAGAGAAATATATATGGCAACAGCTCCCATTATTGGGCATAAAAATTTATGTAATATATTCCTTGTAAGTAAGACGGTCATCTGTTCCGTATGTAATTTTAGACACATGAACAGTAGTTTCTCAGTAGTAAAGTGGATTCTCATATTTGACGGATCAATTATTCAAGAACACAGATTAGATTATTGGATAATACACACTCTTCCACTTTGGTCCtattcatcttgttcaGGCATGTCTCCGTTGGAAAACGTATTGTTAGTGTTAACAGAAAAAAAAGACGTAAAAATACTACATCCAAGAACTCtaaataatgatatagaAATACAGGGTTTTCTAAAAATATCTGAGGCCGTAAAAAACCTCGTAAGTCAAAATAATATAACTGTTGTTATAAGGCAAAATGAAGATAGCTATAGTGGATATAAACTTGTCTATCGTAATATAAATTCTGGTTCACATGAAATAATTTTTACCGAAAAACTCTGGAACATGAACTTTGGCAACTCAGGAATGAGGGTGATTGCAGTAGCGTTGCCAGAGCATCAGGGCAGTTCAATACAACCAATAACTGTAATGTCAAATTTCAAAGTATATGAGAAAtatatatcgcaaaattCTATTGTTTTTATAACcagaagaatggaaattaCAGGAAATTTTGTTACAATGTTGCACTTGTTAGACACGCTCTATGGCAAAATAGTTTATGAAGAAATACTAGAACATGATCTTTCGTTTCCAATAAGTATATCATATCATGAAAACACCATAAATTTACACTATTGGAACGAAAAACAATTGAGATATATGTTACACACAACCGATTTATTTTCATACGAACATCGGTCACTCGCAAAAATAATATTGTCCGAATTATTGCCAATAAAAAACAGTGACAAATACCAAATACAAAATGCAAAGTCATTAATTCCTATTGTGTTTAGTAGAAACTTTGTATTACCGGTTGGAATCAGGACTATGAGCATGAGTATAACCCATCAGAACATCACAGAAAAATCGTTGATAATTTCATCTATGTCTAATCAAATTGTATCTATACCAAAATGTGATATAAATGCTGTGGATCATCATGACAGTGGTTCTGATACAATGAATTTGTTGCATACCCAAGTCTCCAATAAACGTCATAATAAGGAATATCACGTGTTTAATCCTCTACGATTCATTGCTCTTAAAAGTAACTATATGATAAATCAGGAAAATGTAGGTGTACGTGGAATAATGACTGTTGCAACAAAGTTGGAATCCTCCTCCTTAATATTTTTGTTTGGTTTAGACGTGACTGCGACATATTTACAGCCGTCTGGTAATTTTGATAGACTAAAGGTTGACTTGATTCATTATGCAGTGTGCATTGCTATTATTACCTTCACTTTCATCTTGGTATTCAAGAGTACCCATAAATACAAAAGTGCATATCGTGAAAACTTCGAGTGTCACTAA
- a CDS encoding hypothetical protein (encoded by transcript BEWA_009900A), producing MIRNTLSRSFSLLRCAKSDTIRVNSLQQKGFLIENLPKSMLISNDILVQTFSRCGVEILSDEIHIMRNRFGHPLGRAMILTERISSPNFDFKFGNSATNDKNERINGKLLQFHNITLKNIQQLLIDNLPQETRVYACDEHEVKCFVEQCERYLTLSEDLRRLSRPEFFYSVVTVTGIPKSYGRSELSHTIYKHTTVLVNPSDIVFRFKHNGEQDSVAWVLCKNDTDVKKIIAKLQEVPVAKRYQYGSLMGASFLYSSRSSLFISHPSIDYILSKSKYQVFTVGWHSDVDEKELIYLTNSLKLFPKSVKLLKVPSNDGITEVCAFLECDRMRNTKKLMVRLQMIKRRWNIPETSPFFAYPKMADVNFKSHDGLYEYNDESFYSDLDEPVEY from the exons ATGATAAGAAACACTCTGTCTAGGTCCTTCTCTTTGCTTAGATGTGCTAAATCGGATACCATACG AGTAAATTCATTACAACAAAAGGGATTTCTTATAGAAAACCTCCCAAAATCTATGTTAATATCGAACGATATCTTGGTGCAAACATTTTCTAGATGT GGAGTTGAAATTCTATCTGATGAAATACATATAATGCGGAATAGATTCGGTCATCCCTTAGGAAGAGCTATGATTTTGACCGAACGCATCTCATCTCCAAACTTTGACTTTAAATTTGGGAATTCAGCTaccaatgataaaaatgaaagGATAAATGGCAAACTATTGCAATTTCATAATATTACTctgaaaaatattcaacAATTACTCATAGACAACCTTCCGCAGGAAACGAGAGTTTATGCATGTGACGAGCATGAAGTGAAGTGTTTTGTTGAACA GTGTGAAAGGTATTTGACGCTATCTGAAGATTTGAGGAGACTCTCAAGACCTGAATTTTTTTATTCTGTAGTCACCGTTACAGGAATCCCAAAAAGCTACGGGAGATCTGAGCTATCTCATACGATATACAAACATACCACCGTTTTAGTG AATCCTAGTGATATAGTATTCCGATTCAAACACAACGGAGAGCAAGACTCTGTAGCTTGGGTGTTGTGTAAAAATGATACAGATGTAAAAAAAATAATCGCAAAACTCCAG GAGGTCCCTGTCGCAAAACGCTACCAGTATGGGTCATTAATGGGCGCTTCATTCctttattcttctagaTCATCACTATTCATATCGCATCCCTCTATCGATTACATACTCAGCAAAAGTAAATACCAG GTCTTCACGGTTGGTTGGCACAGTGATGTagatgaaaaggaactCATTTATCTTACTAATAGCTTGAAGCTATTTCCAAAATCTGTTAAACTATTAAAAGTACCCTCAAATGATGGGATTACCGAAGTGTGTGCTTTCTTAGAGTGCGATCGCATGAGAAATACAAAAAAACTCATGGTAAGGTTACAGATGATCAAAAGACGGTGGAATATACCTGAAACTTCTCCGTTCTTTGCATATCCTAAAATG GCTGATGTTAACTTCAAATCACATGATGGCTTGTATGAATACAACGACGAAAGTTTTTACTCCGACTTAGACGAACCTGTTGAATATTAA